The following proteins come from a genomic window of Nostoc sp. TCL26-01:
- the tsf gene encoding translation elongation factor Ts, with protein sequence MAEISAKLVQELRQKTGAGMMDCKKALKETDGNVDEAVDWLRKKGIASAGKKSDRIAAEGLIDTYIEPGGQVGVLIEVNCQTDFVARNDAFKSLVKNLAKLAATADSVESLLAQPYIEDTSVTVEEFIKQTIANLGENIQVRRFINFALADQPGVVDSYIHTGGRVGVLVELNSKSESAAANEEFQALARNAAMQVAACPNVEYVSVDQIPAEIVQKEKDIEMGKDDLANKPENIREKIVQGRIEKRLKELTLVDQPYIRDQSISVEDLLKQIKAKVGEDIKVHRFVRYILGEGIEKQEISFAEEVAAQMGLQS encoded by the coding sequence ATGGCGGAAATATCTGCAAAACTCGTCCAAGAGCTACGCCAAAAAACTGGTGCAGGCATGATGGACTGCAAAAAAGCGTTAAAAGAAACTGATGGCAACGTAGACGAAGCCGTAGATTGGCTACGGAAAAAGGGCATTGCCTCGGCGGGTAAAAAAAGCGATCGCATTGCGGCAGAAGGTTTGATAGACACCTATATTGAACCAGGTGGTCAGGTAGGCGTACTCATTGAAGTCAACTGCCAAACAGACTTTGTTGCTCGCAACGATGCTTTTAAAAGTTTAGTCAAAAATCTAGCCAAGCTCGCAGCAACTGCCGATAGTGTTGAGTCTTTGTTAGCTCAACCCTACATTGAAGATACTAGCGTTACTGTAGAAGAATTCATCAAGCAAACCATTGCTAATTTAGGTGAAAATATTCAGGTACGTCGGTTTATTAATTTTGCCCTAGCAGATCAACCAGGAGTAGTAGACAGCTACATTCATACTGGTGGTCGAGTTGGTGTCTTGGTTGAACTCAACTCAAAATCTGAGTCAGCAGCAGCTAACGAAGAATTTCAAGCTTTGGCACGCAACGCCGCAATGCAAGTTGCCGCTTGTCCCAATGTCGAGTACGTCAGTGTAGATCAAATCCCTGCCGAAATTGTCCAAAAAGAAAAAGACATCGAAATGGGCAAGGATGACTTGGCAAATAAACCAGAAAATATCAGAGAAAAGATTGTTCAAGGCCGGATTGAAAAACGCCTCAAAGAACTAACTCTGGTTGACCAGCCTTACATTCGTGATCAAAGTATTTCTGTGGAAGACTTGCTTAAACAAATTAAGGCAAAAGTCGGCGAAGACATCAAAGTGCATCGCTTCGTCCGCTACATCCTGGGTGAAGGCATTGAGAAGCAAGAAATCAGCTTTGCTGAAGAAGTGGCTGCTCAAATGGGTTTGCAGTCATAG
- the rpsB gene encoding 30S ribosomal protein S2, which yields MPVVSLAQMMESGVHFGHQTRRWNPKMSPYIYTSRNGVHIIDLVQTAHLMDEAYNYMRSQAEQGKKFLFVGTKRQAAGIIAQEAARCGSHYINQRWLGGMLTNWTTIKTRVDRLKDLERREENGALDLLPKKEASMLRREMVKLQKYLGGIKTMRKVPDVVVIVDQRREYNAVQECQKLSIPIVSMLDTNCDPDVVDIPIPANDDAIRSIKLIVGKLADAIYEGRHGQLDVEEEYDDYEGGEEEYDYDESDYTDSLIPDDEDEEE from the coding sequence ATGCCAGTCGTTTCATTGGCTCAGATGATGGAGTCAGGAGTTCACTTTGGGCATCAAACCCGACGTTGGAACCCGAAAATGTCTCCATACATATACACATCCCGCAATGGTGTGCATATCATCGATTTGGTACAAACAGCTCATTTGATGGATGAGGCTTATAACTATATGCGATCGCAAGCCGAGCAAGGCAAGAAATTCCTGTTTGTCGGTACAAAGCGTCAAGCAGCAGGGATTATTGCCCAAGAAGCAGCTCGTTGCGGTTCACATTATATTAACCAGCGCTGGTTGGGTGGAATGCTGACCAACTGGACAACCATCAAAACCAGAGTAGACCGCCTCAAAGATTTAGAACGTCGGGAAGAAAACGGCGCTCTCGATTTATTGCCAAAAAAAGAAGCATCCATGCTGCGGCGAGAAATGGTCAAGCTGCAAAAATACTTGGGTGGCATTAAAACAATGCGGAAAGTTCCCGATGTTGTAGTGATTGTAGACCAACGCCGGGAGTATAATGCAGTCCAAGAATGCCAGAAGTTGAGTATTCCCATTGTGTCTATGTTGGATACCAACTGTGACCCAGATGTAGTAGATATCCCCATCCCAGCTAACGACGATGCCATCAGATCAATTAAATTGATTGTTGGTAAATTGGCTGATGCCATTTATGAAGGTCGTCATGGTCAGCTAGACGTAGAAGAAGAATACGACGACTACGAAGGCGGTGAAGAAGAGTACGATTATGATGAAAGCGACTACACAGACTCGCTGATTCCCGACGACGAAGACGAAGAAGAATAA